GTTTTCCATTAGCTATACAATATTGTATAGTTTTATACTCTTTAAATAGATACCAGCACAATCATTAAATTAAATTCAACTAATATACGTGTAGTATTATATTGAGTCGGGTAGAGAACTATATTAATGATGAATTGAAAAGGCATAAAAAAATATGTTTTGCTTTATTAGATTCGGAGAATTTTGAAGACATTGCTGGTGTTGCGAAAAAAGTTGAATCACTTGGTGCTTCAGCTATTTTGGTGGGTGGTTCATCTGCCATAGATCAACTGGATTTAGACAAATTAGTAATATCTATAAAATCTATAATATCTATTCCTGTTATTTTATTTCCCGGAAACGTTACAGGAGTATCTCCCAATGCCGACGCGATTTTATTTACCTCATTGCTAAATTCCGAGGATCCATATTTTATTTCTGGAGCTCAAGCATTAGGTGCATTGTTGGTGAAAAAGTATAATATTGAACCGTTGCCAACAGGATATATAATAATTGGAGATAATACTACCGCCTGGTTTATTGGAAGAGCAAAGGGTATACCCTTTGAAAAATCTAATATCGCCGTCATGTATTCGCTGGCCGCACAGTATTTAGGGATGAGGTTTGTTTACCTGGAGGCTGGATCCGGTGCAAAAAAGAATGTATCTGCCGAAATGATTTCAAATGTTAGAAAGTATTATGATGGCTTATTAATTGTTGGAGGGGGAATTAAGAATTCCTCAATAGCTAAAGAATTAGCGGAGGCAGGGGC
This Candidatus Nitrosocosmicus oleophilus DNA region includes the following protein-coding sequences:
- a CDS encoding geranylgeranylglyceryl/heptaprenylglyceryl phosphate synthase — encoded protein: MILSRVENYINDELKRHKKICFALLDSENFEDIAGVAKKVESLGASAILVGGSSAIDQLDLDKLVISIKSIISIPVILFPGNVTGVSPNADAILFTSLLNSEDPYFISGAQALGALLVKKYNIEPLPTGYIIIGDNTTAWFIGRAKGIPFEKSNIAVMYSLAAQYLGMRFVYLEAGSGAKKNVSAEMISNVRKYYDGLLIVGGGIKNSSIAKELAEAGADILVVGTLLERDPDWEKKFNDIILAIRS